A genome region from Lytechinus pictus isolate F3 Inbred chromosome 16, Lp3.0, whole genome shotgun sequence includes the following:
- the LOC129279239 gene encoding uncharacterized protein LOC129279239 produces the protein MDRALAPSHAPDKYAYCEWVSCEAYLGHQTLKDTDCRSPGDLARLAAELYRQHLLRGRRSGREVYTRVIPQNIRLRVTTQIDDGSREDILDQEFDTVNIARCSTGHDPFPHVVVFVHCIGVIASQGDDVERRRDGGTSTSEPHLEMRCHGIACANPWIASRLARTISSAFEDSRTLPMLPQAVFLPQGMQQSRKISRNTVSTIAAPPAYQSTAQTFDPSRESSPRDPLGAAGHHQTRRKDEKKGLPEVGAW, from the coding sequence ATGGATCGAGCTTTGGCACCTTCTCACGCTCCGGACAAATACGCCTACTGTGAGTGGGTGAGTTGTGAGGCCTACCTCGGCCACCAAACCCTCAAGGACACAGACTGCCGATCACCCGGAGACCTTGCCCGACTAGCAGCAGAACTTTACCGTCAGCATCTTCTACGAGGGCGCCGAAGCGGGCGAGAAGTCTACACCCGGGTCATTCCGCAGAATATCCGACTACGCGTAACAACTCAAATCGACGATGGCAGCCGAGAGGATATTCTTGATCAGGAGTTCGATACTGTCAACATCGCCAGGTGCTCCACCGGTCATGACCCATTTCCGCATGTCGTGGTCTTTGTACACTGCATCGGCGTTATTGCGTCGCAAGGAGACGACGTCGAGCGTCGACGGGATGGAGGTACATCCACATCCGAGCCTCATCTTGAGATGCGTTGCCATGGTATCGCTTGCGCCAACCCCTGGATCGCATCCCGTCTTGCCAGGACGATATCCTCAGCGTTCGAAGACTCGAGGACGCTGCCCATGCTGCCGCAGGCCGTGTTTCTGCCACAGGGAATGCAACAGAGCAGGAAGATCAGTCGGAACACCGTGAGTACCATAGCAGCTCCTCCTGCCTATCAATCAACAGCTCAAACCTTCGATCCGTCCAGAGAAAGTAGCCCTCGGGATCCCTTGGGCGCCGCAGGACATCACCAGACGCGTCGAAAGGATGAGAAGAAGGGGCTTCCCGAAGTGGGTGCTTGGTAA